The window TTTACACCACTAGGCCTAGCATCTTATTTCGGACATGAAATTTTAGCAAAATATTTAGTACTTAAAGGTGCAGATGTAAACTTAGCATCCAAAAATGGATTTAATGTTTTTCCTATTCATTCAGCCGTAGCGGCAAATAATTTTGAGATCACGAAAATACTTCTTGAAGCGGGTGCATATCCGAATGTTTGTCAAAAAGCTGGCTTAGCACCTTTGCACACTGCAGCTAAATTAGGAAATATTGAATTAATTATTTTATTATTACAATACGGCGCTGATGTTTCTTTACGAATGGAAGGCGGGAAACTACCAGCAGATTTAGCTGCTGATAAAGGGTTCAATGAAATTGCTCAAATACTTAGAGAAGATTAATTCAATTGAAAAATTGAATTTATTCCCAAATTCTTAATCTCGTTTTTTTTATATAATTTCTTATATCTAGAAAAACAGCTGCAAGAAAATAGAATAATATTGGAAATCCAACGGCTAAGAAAGAGGAATAGATAAAGAATAAACGAACTTTTGCTGTGCTCATATTCATTCTATTGGCCAGATAAGTAGAAACGCCAAAACTCTGATGTTCAAAATAAGTGATGATTCTCTGAAACATTTAAACTTGCTTTAAAATCTTGATACCAATACCACAATATAAGCATTTTTTCTGATCACAATAATGCTTTTTTAATTGCAAAATACCTTGCGAAGCAAATGCATTATCTATCATCACTCCCGCATTTTCATATTTAGTAATTATTGCATTATTTTCAGCAGGCAGGCTTTCTAATAATTTTATAGCCCTACTGATATAAAATTCATTATTAATATGTTTTCCGTAAGCAAATAAAAATAATGCTATTGTGTTTAACAAAATATTATTGATGGATGTTTTGCCCATTTGTAAATTAACGTTTAATGCTACTTTTTTAAAATGATAATGAGTTTTCCAATAATTGTTAATAGATAAATTTTTAAATAAAGCCTGTAATTCGGCCACATTTTCTATTTCCAAAATTTTCGAAAATAAATGATTTGCATTAACAATTAATGCAGCAAACTGCGCTAAACGTATAGTAGGGAAGTTTTGAGGGCGCATCCTCATAAATTTCCAGATGCTAACTTCAATACACTTAATGTTATATTTTTTTTGCAAATACTGAAACTCCTTTTTAAGCTTTTTTGGGTATTCTTCTTCAAACTGACCAGCTAAAAATCCGGCCGAGCCAAAAACTAAGGCTTCAATTTGAAAAGGATTATCCTTATGCTTAGCATAAATTTGTTGCGGTATGGCTTTAGCAAATAATTCAAATGGTAATGCATTTACTTTAAAACCAAAATTTTTAGCAATAAATTGATAAAAAGTTTCATCCCAGTTGCCATTAAGCTTATTTAAGGTTTCAATTACAACAATGGTTTTCTGTTCGAAACGTTCGATTAACGTTCTAGATAAAAAAGAATCAATAATAAATTTATCAATTAGTTTAATTTGCGCAATGCAAGGAAAGTCGGTTAATGTGAGAAATAAGCTTTCATATTTCATAATAAACTCTTTCGATATTCTTTGTTGCAATTCTAAAACGGGCAGAACACTTCCATCGATCCTTTTAATAGGTATATCATTTTCAAAAACGACATGCAAAATCACATTTTCATAACTTTCATCTAGCTGATGGTTATGCTTTAACCAATCAGAAGATTTTACATGAATTTCGATATTCCCAGCCCAAACTGTTTCATTAATTTTAATTTTGCCATTGCTAAAATCAGGACCAGCATTTCTATTTAAAAATCCCTGATGAATGACGCTTAGATTTTCTCCATCAGCAGTTTGCAAATCTTTAAAATCAAACAACCTAAATTGCCAAACATAATGAAGAAAATCTTCAGGAATATTCATTATTGAAGATAAGAAAATATTCCCTTAAGTTGTGGATTAGAAAAATCGATTACGCTTTATCACTTCAAACTATTTTGATACTGGCTTTCCTTTTATAATTTGTAATAAAAACGCCGGAAATAATTAGAATTGTTGCCAGTACTAAGTCGATATTTACTTTTTCACTTAAAATTAACCAGCCTAAAAATATAGCGACAACAGTATTAAAATAGGTTAATATGGAAACTTCAGATGCTGATACTTTTTTTAATGCATAATGATAGCAAAAATAACCTAGCACAGAACCAAAAATTGCTAAATAACATGTTGCTAACAAACTTTCAACTTTCCATGAACTAATATTTGCTTCGCCAGAAAATATTAATGCTAAAAAAAGTTGAATAATTGCAGAAAAAACAAATTGGTAAAACAGATTTAAAAAGATGTATTGGGGCTTATCACTATGCTTTTTCGAATAAATAGTTCCGATAGTCCAGCCAGATACTGCAATTATTAAGGAAAGAATTCCATTTCTATAGCCTGGTACTAACAAATCACTGATCCCGTTTCGGAAAATAAAGATAATTCCTAAAAAGCCTATGAATACACCTATAAAGCCTTTTAAAGATGGTTTTTGAATACCAATAAACACACAACCTAAAAATACCAAGAGTGGGGAAGTTGCATTAATTAAGGAAGTTAATCCACTTGGAATGGTTTTTTCAGCAACAGTTGTCATGCCATTTGCGATCACAACCATTAAAATAGAAAGTATTATTTGCCTTTTAAAGCTCGACCATCCAATCCATTTTAGCTCCTTTTGCTTAATTAAAATTGCCAAAATAATAATGGATGCAACAGTTTGTCTGATTGCTGTAACGTACCAAGCCGGAATACTTTCTACGGCTATGCGAATACCTAAATAAGTTGTTCCTCAAATTAGGGCGACGCCAGTTAAGGCGAGTATAAGTTTTAAATCTATTTTAGGTTTCATAATGGGTTAGTTTTAACCGCAAAGAACACAAAGGTTTACGCAAAGAAATAAGGTTTGACCACAAAGACTCAAAGAGCACAAGTCACTATTTTTGCTTAGTGTTCTCCGTGACTTTTTGGTTCAACACAATTATACAAGTTCAGCGTCAACCAAAATCTGGTTCATTTCTTGCTGCAACTTCAGCGCTTCCTCTCTAGCCTTTTCTGCAAAATCCTCACCATTGCCGGCGTAAATTATGCCCCTTGAAGAGTTAATTAATAATCCGCATTGCGAATTCAAACCATGTTTACAAACTTCTTTTAAATCTCCACCTTGTGCGCCAACGCCAGGAACTAATAAAAAGTGATTCGGAACAAGCTTTCTTACTTCTGCAAATGCAGCTCCACGGGTTGCACCAACAACATACATCATTTGTTCATCTGTTGCCCACTCTTGCGATGTTTTAAGCACTTTTTCAAAAAGCTTATCTTCGCCTAACTGCTGCATTTGGAAATCTGCGTGACCAGAATTAGAAGTTAAAGCCAGTAAAATTACCCACTTATCTTTAAATGTTAAGAAAGGAGTAATAGAATCACTACCCATATATGGTGCAACGGTAACAGAATCAAAACTCATTTCGGATGAATTTGCATTGAAAAAGGTTTCTGCATACATAGCCGAAGTATTTCCAATATCACCTCTTTTTGCATCGGCAATGGAAAAAATATCTTTTGGAATATATTTCCAGGTTTCTATTAAATTTTCCCAACCAAGTTTGCCATAACATTCGTAAAATGCGGTATTTGGTTTGTATGCTACACACAAATCTTGAGTTGCATCAATTATTTGTTTATTAAATTCTAAAATCGGATTATTATATTTTAATAAATGTTTAGGAATCTTATCTATAG is drawn from Pedobacter mucosus and contains these coding sequences:
- a CDS encoding DMT family transporter codes for the protein MRIAVESIPAWYVTAIRQTVASIIILAILIKQKELKWIGWSSFKRQIILSILMVVIANGMTTVAEKTIPSGLTSLINATSPLLVFLGCVFIGIQKPSLKGFIGVFIGFLGIIFIFRNGISDLLVPGYRNGILSLIIAVSGWTIGTIYSKKHSDKPQYIFLNLFYQFVFSAIIQLFLALIFSGEANISSWKVESLLATCYLAIFGSVLGYFCYHYALKKVSASEVSILTYFNTVVAIFLGWLILSEKVNIDLVLATILIISGVFITNYKRKASIKIV
- the pyrF gene encoding orotidine-5'-phosphate decarboxylase produces the protein MTKLQLFEQIQKKRSFLCVGLDSSIDKIPKHLLKYNNPILEFNKQIIDATQDLCVAYKPNTAFYECYGKLGWENLIETWKYIPKDIFSIADAKRGDIGNTSAMYAETFFNANSSEMSFDSVTVAPYMGSDSITPFLTFKDKWVILLALTSNSGHADFQMQQLGEDKLFEKVLKTSQEWATDEQMMYVVGATRGAAFAEVRKLVPNHFLLVPGVGAQGGDLKEVCKHGLNSQCGLLINSSRGIIYAGNGEDFAEKAREEALKLQQEMNQILVDAELV
- a CDS encoding PspC family transcriptional regulator, whose product is MFQRIITYFEHQSFGVSTYLANRMNMSTAKVRLFFIYSSFLAVGFPILFYFLAAVFLDIRNYIKKTRLRIWE
- a CDS encoding ankyrin repeat domain-containing protein; translation: MNITQLEEQIEAGNLPAVKAILIQNSILASTKTSHHISPLLLACYYKKHEIAELITEFVDNLTLFEACAVGKLDIATLLIFQSPTIINDFSDDGFTPLGLASYFGHEILAKYLVLKGADVNLASKNGFNVFPIHSAVAANNFEITKILLEAGAYPNVCQKAGLAPLHTAAKLGNIELIILLLQYGADVSLRMEGGKLPADLAADKGFNEIAQILRED
- a CDS encoding DUF2851 family protein codes for the protein MNIPEDFLHYVWQFRLFDFKDLQTADGENLSVIHQGFLNRNAGPDFSNGKIKINETVWAGNIEIHVKSSDWLKHNHQLDESYENVILHVVFENDIPIKRIDGSVLPVLELQQRISKEFIMKYESLFLTLTDFPCIAQIKLIDKFIIDSFLSRTLIERFEQKTIVVIETLNKLNGNWDETFYQFIAKNFGFKVNALPFELFAKAIPQQIYAKHKDNPFQIEALVFGSAGFLAGQFEEEYPKKLKKEFQYLQKKYNIKCIEVSIWKFMRMRPQNFPTIRLAQFAALIVNANHLFSKILEIENVAELQALFKNLSINNYWKTHYHFKKVALNVNLQMGKTSINNILLNTIALFLFAYGKHINNEFYISRAIKLLESLPAENNAIITKYENAGVMIDNAFASQGILQLKKHYCDQKKCLYCGIGIKILKQV